From a region of the Synechococcus sp. RS9916 genome:
- a CDS encoding BamA/TamA family outer membrane protein, with protein sequence MVNFSSSRTKDAVRQGALGLALALPLLATAPVRAQDESPASADAETVTETEAITVDVLEGSTEDGDASTDGEQVEATEVDSLEVTPAPAANPVAQPIQEQPPEQPRVLISEVVIEGIAGHPEQERLELAAYDAMGVRPGSRVTRDQLKLDLDAIYATGWFSDVRIEPVDGPLGVKLQVQVVPNPVLTKVELEPEDSKIPASVIADTFSSDYGRTLNLNELQLRMKELQGWYTKEGYSLARVSGPSRVSPEGVVQLKVVIGTVAGVEVQFLNKEGEATNDKGEPIKGKTRPWVVTREISIQPGQPFNRTQLEGDLKRLYGTSLFSDVKVTLKPVAGEPGSVTIILGIVEQSTGSLSGGLGYSQSQGVFGQVQLADTNLLGRAWNLALNITYGQYGGLANFTFTDPWIKGDQHRTSFRTSLFLSREVPQVFQSQDNGNILTLRDYADNGGQYAYSITNPPSSFNTDKFKSVTKADNDFPKTSWFEFEGDSVALQRVGGNVIFARPLNGGDPYKSVPWNVLVGLNVQNVRPINFNGDSRVYALPNRNIEDHRIPNDEVVCVSFNCATENNLAGLRFAATYSNLNDPRNPTSGNFFSFGTEQFVSVGENSPTFNRVRTTYTHFIPVNWLRIAKGCRPKPGEKANCPQAIGIQLKAGTVLGQLPPYEAFCLGGSNSVRGWYDCDLAVGRSFGEATIEYRFPIISIFSGEIFADAGTDFGSQANVPGRPGQLLEKPGSGFSVGTGVIVTTPVGPLRLEVASQDFTGDWRFNLGVGWKF encoded by the coding sequence ATGGTCAACTTCTCCTCCAGCCGGACCAAGGACGCCGTTCGGCAGGGGGCGCTGGGCCTGGCACTGGCCCTGCCGCTTCTGGCCACGGCTCCGGTGCGCGCTCAGGACGAGAGTCCTGCATCAGCGGATGCCGAAACGGTCACGGAGACCGAAGCCATCACCGTGGATGTGCTGGAGGGCTCTACAGAGGACGGCGATGCCTCGACCGATGGCGAGCAGGTGGAGGCCACTGAGGTGGACTCCCTCGAGGTGACCCCAGCGCCTGCTGCTAACCCAGTCGCACAACCGATTCAGGAGCAGCCACCGGAACAGCCCAGGGTGCTGATCAGTGAGGTGGTGATCGAAGGCATTGCCGGCCATCCGGAGCAGGAGCGCCTTGAGCTGGCGGCCTATGACGCCATGGGGGTGCGCCCAGGCAGCCGCGTCACCCGCGACCAGCTCAAGCTCGATCTGGATGCGATCTACGCCACCGGCTGGTTCTCCGATGTGCGGATCGAACCCGTTGACGGCCCCCTGGGGGTGAAGCTGCAAGTGCAGGTGGTGCCGAACCCGGTGCTCACCAAGGTGGAGCTGGAGCCGGAGGATTCCAAAATCCCCGCCAGCGTGATCGCTGACACCTTCAGTTCTGATTACGGCCGCACGCTCAACCTCAATGAGCTGCAGCTGCGCATGAAGGAGCTGCAGGGCTGGTACACCAAGGAGGGCTATTCCCTGGCGCGGGTGTCAGGGCCGAGCCGCGTCAGCCCTGAGGGGGTGGTGCAGCTCAAGGTGGTGATCGGCACCGTCGCTGGTGTTGAGGTTCAGTTCCTCAACAAGGAGGGCGAGGCCACCAACGACAAGGGTGAGCCGATCAAGGGCAAGACACGGCCCTGGGTGGTGACCCGCGAGATCTCGATCCAGCCGGGTCAGCCCTTCAATCGCACCCAGCTGGAAGGGGACCTCAAGCGTCTTTACGGCACTTCCCTGTTCAGCGATGTGAAGGTGACCCTCAAGCCCGTGGCCGGTGAGCCCGGCAGCGTCACCATCATCCTCGGCATCGTCGAGCAGTCGACCGGTTCTCTTTCGGGTGGTCTGGGGTACAGCCAGAGCCAGGGTGTGTTCGGTCAGGTGCAGTTGGCTGACACCAACCTGCTGGGCCGGGCTTGGAACCTCGCGCTCAATATCACCTACGGCCAGTACGGCGGTCTGGCCAACTTCACCTTCACCGATCCCTGGATCAAGGGCGATCAGCACCGCACCTCATTCCGCACGTCGCTGTTCCTGAGCCGTGAAGTGCCTCAGGTGTTCCAGAGCCAGGACAACGGCAACATCCTCACCCTGCGCGACTACGCCGACAACGGTGGTCAGTACGCCTATTCGATCACCAATCCCCCGAGCTCGTTCAACACCGACAAGTTCAAGAGCGTCACCAAAGCCGATAACGACTTCCCCAAGACCAGTTGGTTTGAGTTCGAGGGTGATTCCGTGGCCCTCCAGCGGGTCGGCGGCAATGTGATCTTTGCCCGCCCCCTCAATGGCGGTGATCCCTACAAGAGCGTTCCCTGGAACGTGTTGGTGGGCCTCAACGTGCAGAACGTGCGGCCGATCAACTTCAACGGTGATTCCCGCGTTTACGCGCTCCCGAACCGAAACATCGAAGACCACCGCATCCCCAACGACGAGGTTGTGTGTGTGTCCTTCAACTGCGCCACGGAGAACAACCTGGCCGGTCTGCGTTTCGCTGCGACCTACAGCAACCTCAACGATCCGCGGAACCCAACGTCGGGCAACTTCTTCAGTTTCGGTACGGAGCAGTTCGTCTCCGTTGGTGAGAACTCCCCCACCTTCAACCGTGTTCGCACCACCTACACCCACTTCATCCCGGTCAACTGGTTGCGCATCGCCAAAGGCTGCCGTCCCAAGCCCGGTGAAAAGGCCAACTGCCCGCAGGCGATCGGCATTCAGCTGAAGGCGGGCACGGTGCTTGGCCAGCTCCCCCCCTACGAAGCGTTCTGTCTGGGTGGTTCCAACTCCGTGCGTGGTTGGTATGACTGCGATCTGGCCGTGGGCCGCAGCTTCGGTGAAGCCACGATCGAATACCGCTTCCCGATCATCAGCATCTTCTCCGGTGAGATCTTTGCGGATGCCGGCACCGATTTCGGCTCCCAAGCCAATGTGCCCGGCAGGCCTGGTCAACTACTGGAGAAGCCCGGTTCCGGTTTCTCGGTCGGTACGGGTGTGATCGTCACCACCCCTGTGGGCCCGCTGCGACTGGAGGTCGCCAGCCAAGACTTCACCGGTGACTGGCGCTTCAACCTCGGCGTCGGCTGGAAGTTCTGA
- the purD gene encoding phosphoribosylamine--glycine ligase: MANSASGLQSLPALQRVLVVGSGGREHALGWALSRCPGIEKVWVSPGNGGVPDPASAGDAGYCRLTIAESDHAALLDHCRSASVDLVVVGPEAPLAAGLADHLRDAGVAVFGPSADGAQLEASKAWAKQLMQDASIPTAGHWSISSAEEGLAVLEQIQRPLVVKADGLAAGKGVTVATSVEESANAIREAFGGRFGSAGERVVLEECLQGPEVSVFALCDGERMVILPPAQDHKRLLDGDQGPNTGGMGAYAPAPLLDGEGLETVRQLVLKPTLKALRERGINYRGVIYAGLMLTQDGPQVIEYNCRFGDPECQTLMPLMGPELAQVLQACALGRLDLAPSLTIEADCSVCVVAAAAGYPEAPRKGDAIQVDLQPGANHQLFHAGTCRDDQGRLLSSGGRVLTMTAQGTDFDQAFASAYQALEQVRFDGMHYRRDIGHQVRQP; the protein is encoded by the coding sequence ATGGCCAACTCCGCTTCCGGTCTCCAGTCGCTTCCCGCCCTGCAGAGGGTGCTTGTGGTCGGCAGTGGTGGTCGGGAACATGCCCTGGGTTGGGCCTTGAGCCGCTGCCCGGGCATCGAAAAGGTGTGGGTCAGTCCGGGGAATGGCGGTGTTCCGGATCCCGCGTCAGCAGGCGACGCGGGCTACTGCCGCTTGACAATTGCCGAAAGCGATCACGCCGCACTGCTGGACCATTGCCGCAGCGCCTCGGTGGACCTCGTGGTGGTGGGCCCGGAAGCACCCCTGGCCGCCGGACTAGCGGATCACTTGCGGGATGCAGGGGTCGCCGTGTTCGGCCCGAGCGCCGATGGGGCCCAACTGGAAGCGAGCAAGGCCTGGGCCAAGCAACTGATGCAGGACGCCTCCATTCCCACCGCCGGCCATTGGTCGATCAGCAGTGCTGAGGAGGGTCTTGCCGTTCTTGAGCAGATTCAACGGCCCCTGGTGGTGAAAGCCGATGGCCTGGCGGCCGGCAAAGGCGTCACCGTTGCGACAAGCGTGGAGGAATCCGCCAACGCGATCCGCGAGGCTTTCGGCGGGCGATTCGGCTCGGCCGGGGAGCGGGTAGTGCTGGAGGAATGCCTGCAGGGACCGGAGGTGTCGGTGTTCGCTCTCTGCGACGGCGAGCGCATGGTGATCCTGCCGCCAGCCCAGGATCACAAGCGCCTGCTGGATGGGGATCAAGGCCCCAACACCGGCGGTATGGGGGCCTATGCGCCAGCCCCTTTGCTGGATGGCGAGGGCCTTGAAACCGTGCGTCAGCTTGTGCTGAAACCCACCCTCAAAGCGCTACGGGAGCGGGGCATCAATTATCGCGGCGTGATTTACGCGGGCTTGATGCTCACCCAAGACGGGCCCCAGGTGATCGAATACAACTGCCGGTTCGGGGACCCGGAGTGCCAGACCCTGATGCCACTGATGGGGCCGGAACTGGCCCAGGTGCTTCAGGCCTGCGCCCTCGGACGCCTCGATCTGGCCCCAAGCTTGACCATCGAGGCCGACTGCAGCGTCTGCGTGGTGGCCGCGGCGGCCGGCTATCCGGAGGCACCGCGCAAAGGCGATGCCATCCAGGTCGATCTGCAACCCGGCGCGAATCACCAGCTGTTCCACGCCGGCACGTGCCGCGATGACCAGGGCCGCTTGTTGAGCTCCGGTGGCCGGGTGCTGACGATGACCGCCCAAGGCACTGATTTCGATCAAGCCTTCGCCAGCGCGTACCAGGCTCTCGAGCAGGTGCGCTTCGATGGCATGCACTACCGCCGTGACATCGGCCATCAGGTGCGGCAGCCCTAG
- the purC gene encoding phosphoribosylaminoimidazolesuccinocarboxamide synthase gives MTLSHGALLYEGKAKRVYAVDQDDRVLVEYKNDATAFNALKREQIEDKGRLNCQISARLFEVLERDGIPTHYLGLVDETWMAVQKVEVIPLEVVLRNVATGSLCKQTPIAPGTSLEPALLDLYYKDDAFGDPLLTEARLELLQLVTAEQRVAIERLARHVNAALVPFFRSLDLQLVDFKLELGCNTAGELVVADEISPDTCRLWDLRTTDPQERILDKDRFRQDLGGVIEAYGEVCKRVQGACPNPRNCG, from the coding sequence ATGACCCTCTCCCACGGTGCTCTGCTCTATGAGGGCAAGGCCAAGCGTGTGTATGCCGTCGATCAGGACGACCGGGTGCTGGTCGAGTACAAGAACGACGCCACGGCATTTAATGCCCTCAAGCGTGAGCAGATTGAAGACAAAGGCCGCCTGAACTGTCAGATCTCAGCGCGCCTGTTTGAGGTGCTCGAACGCGACGGGATCCCGACCCACTATCTGGGTCTGGTGGACGAGACCTGGATGGCCGTCCAGAAGGTGGAGGTGATCCCTCTGGAGGTGGTGCTGCGCAATGTGGCCACCGGATCGCTCTGCAAGCAAACCCCGATTGCCCCTGGCACCAGCCTGGAGCCAGCCCTGCTTGACCTCTATTACAAAGACGATGCCTTCGGTGATCCTTTGCTGACCGAGGCCCGTCTTGAGTTGCTGCAACTTGTGACTGCAGAACAGCGCGTGGCGATCGAGCGCCTGGCCCGTCATGTCAACGCTGCCCTGGTGCCCTTTTTCCGCAGCCTTGATCTTCAGCTGGTGGATTTCAAGCTCGAACTCGGTTGCAACACCGCAGGGGAGCTGGTGGTGGCTGATGAGATCAGTCCTGACACCTGCCGGCTGTGGGACCTGCGCACGACCGATCCCCAGGAGCGAATTCTCGACAAGGATCGTTTCCGTCAAGATCTCGGTGGGGTGATCGAGGCCTACGGGGAGGTCTGCAAACGGGTCCAAGGGGCCTGCCCGAACCCCCGCAACTGCGGGTAA